The nucleotide sequence GATGACCCCGATCCGCATCATGCCTTCACCCCCGCCCCGCGCACCGGCACCGCATCGGGATCGAGCGGCCATCGTGCGCGCGCCGGCGCATCCAGCGGATCAGTCAGTCCGACGGCAAACCGCTCGGCGCCCGCCCATGCGATCATCGCGGCATTATCGGTGCACAGCCACAGCGGCGGCGCGACAAAGCGCATGTCATGGGCATGGGCCAGCGACTGGAGTGCATCGCGCACCCCCTTGTTCGCGGCGACCCCGCCCGCAACCACCAGCGCCGTCGCGCCGGGCGCGCGCGCCAGTGCCAGCCGGGTGCGGTCGATCAGGCAATCGACCACCGCCTTGCTGAACGAAGCGGCAATATCCTCAACCCGGTAATCGCCCGACTGCGCCGCGCGCGCGACCGCGCTTTTCAGCCCGGCAAAGGAAAAATGCGGCTCGCCCGACCCGACCAGCGGGCGCGGCAGCGGCACTGCCGCCGGGTCACCCGACGCGGCAGCGCGCTCCACTGCCGGCCCGCCGGGAAAGCCAAGGCCCAGCAGCTTCGCCGTCTTGTCGAACGCTTCGCCCGCAGCATCGTCGATCGTCGTCGCCAGTCGCACATGATCGCCGACGCCGCGCACCAGCAGCAACTGGCAATGCCCGCCCGACACCAGCAGCAGCAGATAGGGAAACGCCAGGTCAGGCTCGGCCAGTCGCGGACTGAGCGCATGGCCCTCCAGATGGTTGACCGCGATCAGCGGCTTGCCCGCCGCGTGGGCCAGCGCCTTGCCGGTCACCAGCCCGACCATCACGCCGCCGATCAGCCCCGGCCCCGCCGTCGCCGCGACCGCATCGACATCGGCCAGTGTCACGCCCGCTTCCTCGAACGCAGCCGAAATCAGCGGCGCCAGCACGTCCGCATGCGCGCGCGCGGCAATTTCGGGGACCACCCCGCCATAGGGGGCATGCGCCGCTTCCTGTCCCGCCAGCTTGTGCGACAGCACGCGGCGGTCGCTGGTGACAAGCGCGGCGGCGGTTTCGTCGCAGCTCGATTCGAGGCCAAGGATAAGCGCCATCGCTTCCATCTAGCCGTGCGCCGGGCTAGCACAAGGCCATGCCCAATCCCTTTCGCATCGGCACGCGCGGCTCGCCGCTGGCGCTGACCCAGGCCAATCTGGTCCGTGGCCTGCTGGCCGCCGCGCATGACCGCGATCCGCTGGCGTTTGAAATCGTCCCCATCCGCACC is from Sphingomonas sp. IW22 and encodes:
- the tsaD gene encoding tRNA (adenosine(37)-N6)-threonylcarbamoyltransferase complex transferase subunit TsaD — its product is MALILGLESSCDETAAALVTSDRRVLSHKLAGQEAAHAPYGGVVPEIAARAHADVLAPLISAAFEEAGVTLADVDAVAATAGPGLIGGVMVGLVTGKALAHAAGKPLIAVNHLEGHALSPRLAEPDLAFPYLLLLVSGGHCQLLLVRGVGDHVRLATTIDDAAGEAFDKTAKLLGLGFPGGPAVERAAASGDPAAVPLPRPLVGSGEPHFSFAGLKSAVARAAQSGDYRVEDIAASFSKAVVDCLIDRTRLALARAPGATALVVAGGVAANKGVRDALQSLAHAHDMRFVAPPLWLCTDNAAMIAWAGAERFAVGLTDPLDAPARARWPLDPDAVPVRGAGVKA